A segment of the Commensalibacter oyaizuii genome:
GTTCTAAAACATCCCCATTACCAGTTAATGTATAAGAATGCATTTTGTCAGCAACCAACAACATTGCTTCTAATCTTCGCAGATAACGATCCGTTCGCCAATCTTGTGCTAATTCGACACAGGCACGTTCAAGTTGATTTGGGTATCGTTCCAGTTTTTTCTCTAATCTTTCTAATAAAGTAAATGCATCTGCAGTAGCACCTGCAAATCCTGCTAAAATATTACCACCAGCACCAATTCTTCTTACTTTTTTGGCATTTCCCTTAACAACTGTATGTCCCAACGTAACCTGGCCATCACCAGCAATGGTAACCTGGTCATCACGGCGGACACACAAAATCGTTGTTCCATGCCACTGAATGGGATCATGTGAAGACAAATTATGATTTTGCATTAGTATTTAATAGCCTTTTTATAAAATATATAACTAACCTTAATTTATTACCTTGTGGTTAGTTCTTCAACTCTCTTTGTTAAAGCACCCAATGAAAAAGGTTTCGTTATTAACTTAATTTTTTCATCCGTTGGCAAAACACCAACTCCATGAGCATATCCTGTAATAAACAATATGGATAGTTCTGGCCACAGCTCACGCGCTGTTTTGGCCAGATCCTTACCATTCATACCAGGCAGACCAATATCTGTTAATAATAAATCAATATGATCATGTTTATAATTTAAATCTTGTAATAAAGATAATGCTGATTGCCCGTCTTCAGCAACCAAAACTTCGAATTCCATTTCGCATAATAGCTCAACCAATAATGGACGCAAGACAGCATCGTCTTCAACGATCAAAATGAGTTTTTTATCTTTTTCTTCACTCACTATTTTATTCCTTCAGCTTGAAAAAAAAGATCGGGTTTATTAAATCCTCTCTTAATCTTAACTGCACCCCAAATAATACTCCCTTTATTTTCAAGAAAAAACTTATAAAATCAATATCAGAGTCGATAAATCATAGTCACTTTTTTAGTAGCTGGCTTTATTGAAAAATATTGAACCTATTTAATTACTTATCTTTACTCTTGGGTTAGTAACTATGTTTTACATAAATATTATAAACAAAATTTAATAATTTTCATTTCGTTTTTACGACACTACATCAAAAAATTTTATCAATAATGGGCAGGTAAATACTAATTGCAGATCCTTGACCTATTTGACTTTTTACAATGACATCCCCGCCGGATTGTTTGGCAAAACCATACACCATTGCCAATCCCAAACCCGTCCCCCATCCTACCGCTTTGGTCGTAAAAAATGGCTCGAAAATATGTGCGATCGTTTCAACAGACATACCTTCTCCCTCATCTTTTACGGTTATAACCGCGTAA
Coding sequences within it:
- the hslV gene encoding ATP-dependent protease subunit HslV; its protein translation is MQNHNLSSHDPIQWHGTTILCVRRDDQVTIAGDGQVTLGHTVVKGNAKKVRRIGAGGNILAGFAGATADAFTLLERLEKKLERYPNQLERACVELAQDWRTDRYLRRLEAMLLVADKMHSYTLTGNGDVLEPEDGVVAIGSGGNYALAAARALLDVDGLTSEDIARKAMAIAGDICIYTNSSLVVETLPAKGTK
- a CDS encoding response regulator — its product is MSEEKDKKLILIVEDDAVLRPLLVELLCEMEFEVLVAEDGQSALSLLQDLNYKHDHIDLLLTDIGLPGMNGKDLAKTARELWPELSILFITGYAHGVGVLPTDEKIKLITKPFSLGALTKRVEELTTR